From the genome of Sporomusa sphaeroides DSM 2875:
CCTCCTCTAATCATTTATTTCGTTACGATATACTTTTTCATCATCCGTACAGCAACCTGCGGGTATTCTTCTCCCAACAGGCCCATTGCGGACATGATATATTCTTTGTCAATAGGGAACCGGGCTTCTTTCGGTTTGAGCACCAGCGGATCGGCTTCATCAAACAATATGCCTTTTAAAATTTCTTCCGGCTCGGGATTGTTGACAATAACCCCGCCTGTGCCAATTACTGCCGTCACTTTTGTCAAATCCTTGCCATGCTGGACAAACGAGCTGCCCATTGGCGTAAAGTAGGTGATTAAGTGTCCGACATGCCTGTCCGCCCCCAGCCGCACACAGGCTTTGCCCATGGCAATTTCAATCCTGGCCTCGGCTTCGGTTTGCGGCAGGTGATCAATATCAGCTTCCACTTTTAACACATAGGCCGCAGCTTCTGCTTCGGTAACTCCGGCAAATTCGGCAATCAACTCAGCTCCGGCTGCCTTTAACAGCGCTCCGGCACTGTAGCGCATACCCAGGTCGCCTTCGACCGTGCGCTTGCCAAACGGTTCAGCCAAACCTTTTAAGTTTACCCCGCCGACCGTCGGGTCGCCTTTGGCAATGGAATAGACATCAGTAGTTGCCCCGCCGATATCAACAACCATCAAATCACCCAGACCAGGCTCCTTGCCCGCTCCCTGACTTAAGAGCTCAGCGGCTCTAAGCACGGCAGCCGGTGTCGGCATTACCATACGGTCAACCATTTTATTGGCCCGGTTCAAGCCTTTTGCTTCGGTTATCCGCTTCAAAAAGATATCCCGGATCACGGCGCGGGCGGGCTCAATATTGAGTTCATCCAGCTTTGGCATAACATTTTCGGTAGGACGCACTACAGAAAGCTTTTCTGATAGAATTTTGACCACCGCCGGGGCTACCGATTTGTTGCCTGCCACGACAACAGGCACATCCAGCCCCAGTTCAGCGAGCATCCTGGCATTATGCAAAATTACTTTTTGATTTCCGCCGTCGGTGCCGCCGGCCA
Proteins encoded in this window:
- the glmL gene encoding methylaspartate mutase accessory protein GlmL; its protein translation is MNNVLLIDFGSTYTKITAVDVEQEQVLGTARGITTVETDIMDGLNQALAALTAKTGKLEFEKVLACSSAAGGLKMIAVGLVPEMTAEAAKRAALGAGAKVLKVFTHELNEYEIEEIAGLKPDIILLAGGTDGGNQKVILHNARMLAELGLDVPVVVAGNKSVAPAVVKILSEKLSVVRPTENVMPKLDELNIEPARAVIRDIFLKRITEAKGLNRANKMVDRMVMPTPAAVLRAAELLSQGAGKEPGLGDLMVVDIGGATTDVYSIAKGDPTVGGVNLKGLAEPFGKRTVEGDLGMRYSAGALLKAAGAELIAEFAGVTEAEAAAYVLKVEADIDHLPQTEAEARIEIAMGKACVRLGADRHVGHLITYFTPMGSSFVQHGKDLTKVTAVIGTGGVIVNNPEPEEILKGILFDEADPLVLKPKEARFPIDKEYIMSAMGLLGEEYPQVAVRMMKKYIVTK